One stretch of Carassius carassius chromosome 18, fCarCar2.1, whole genome shotgun sequence DNA includes these proteins:
- the LOC132092384 gene encoding probable E3 ubiquitin-protein ligase RNF144A-B, with protein MSSSRYEPSWDLDLAPLLSCKLCLGEFPLEQMTTISQCQCIFCSLCLKQYVELLIKEGLETAISCPDSACPKQGHLLENEIEFMVANEVMQRYKRLQFEREVLLDPCRTWCPSSSCQSVCQLNESEVQLPQPVQCPQCSLRFCSACRADCPTGHTCQESVPITTILPGENGSNFKSEEDEAPIKRCPKCKVYIERDEGCAQMMCKNCKHAFCWYCLESLDDDFLLIHYDKGPCRNKLGHSRASVIWHRTQVVGIFAGFGLLLLVASPFLLLATPFVLWCKCKCKRGDDDPLPT; from the exons ATGAGCAGTTCTCGCTATGAACCCAGCTGGGACTTGGACCTGGCGCCCCTTCTGTCCTGTAAACTGTGCCTGGGAGAGTTTCCCCTGGAACAGATGACCACCATCTCCCAGTGCCAGTGCATATTTTGCAGTCTG TGTTTGAAGCAATATGTTGAACTCCTCATTAAAGAAGGCCTTGAAACAGCTATTAGCTGTCCAGACTCTGCCTGCCCAAAACAGGGACATTTGCTGGAAAACGAA attGAGTTTATGGTGGCTAACGAGGTCATGCAGCGTTATAAGAGACTCCAATTTGAGCGAG AGGTGCTTCTGGATCCTTGTCGGACTTGGTGCCCATCATCTTCATGCCAATCAGTGTGCCAGCTGAATGAATCGGAGGTGCAGTTGCCGCAGCCAGTGCAGTGTCCTCAGTGCAGTCTGCGTTTCTGCTCCGCCTGCAGGGCAGACTGCCCCACCGGCCACACGTGTCAGGAGAGCGTGCCAATTACCACCATCCTGCCTGGGGAAAACGG CTCCAATTTCAAGAGTGAGGAGGACGAGGCTCCGATCAAACGCTGTCCTAAATGTAAAGTGTACATTGAGCGAGATGAAGGCTGTGCCCAGATGATGTGTAAGAACTGCAAGCATGCCTTCTGCTGGTACTGCCTGGAGTCATTAGAT GATGACTTCTTACTGATCCATTATGATAAAGGACCATGCCGGAACAAACTGGGTCATTCCAGAGCCTCCGTCATCTGGCATCGTACACAG GTTGTTGGGATTTTTGCTGGCTTCGGTCTGCTGTTGCTAGTGGCCTCCCCTTTCCTTTTGCTGGCCACTCCTTTCGTGCTTTGGTGCAAGTGCAAGTGTAAACGCGGCGACGATGACCCTCTTCCCACCTAG